One genomic window of Desulfuromonas sp. AOP6 includes the following:
- a CDS encoding 4Fe-4S binding protein: MGHHRITEECIGCGACAEVCPMQAIHPIDGKYQVDMHQCIDCGTCEGVCPVDAIRRR, from the coding sequence GTGGGACATCATCGGATAACAGAAGAGTGCATCGGTTGCGGCGCCTGTGCGGAGGTGTGCCCCATGCAGGCAATTCATCCCATCGATGGAAAATACCAGGTTGACATGCACCAGTGCATCGACTGCGGCACCTGCGAAGGCGTCTGTCCCGTCGATGCCATCAGGCGTCGCTGA
- a CDS encoding methionine adenosyltransferase → MRLVVEELPVAIMDRRPMEIVERKGLGHPDSICDAAMDAVSVALCQAYRERFGVILHHNVDKGLLVAGRTRKWFGGGRVQRPMDLYIGDRATLAYGGDRIPVKEIATEAARQWFRTHLPAVEVDRHLRCRVVLAPGSDELTGIFSRPSEILAANDTSAAVGFYPLSRTEQLVLALENHLNGQDFKQHFPDTGEDVKIMAVRRGEELDLTVAMPLLAPYVASEKDYFRRKEEIGAELDRFVSALTHEMAVHLYFNALDQAGKGEQGTYLSLLGTSAEDADSGQVGRGNRVNGLISVGRPLGTEAVAGKNPVSHVGKIYNVLAHRVARRLVEKVDGIQEAAVYLVSRIGSPINDPKMAALQLILAAGYGLAEVSEPAAEILQAELDDISSLCEKLALGHYPVC, encoded by the coding sequence GTGCGCCTGGTTGTCGAAGAATTGCCTGTTGCCATCATGGATCGGCGTCCGATGGAAATTGTCGAGCGCAAAGGTTTGGGTCATCCCGATTCCATCTGCGATGCCGCCATGGACGCCGTCTCCGTGGCTCTGTGCCAGGCCTATCGGGAGCGCTTCGGCGTCATCCTCCACCATAATGTGGACAAGGGCCTGCTGGTGGCCGGGCGTACGCGCAAGTGGTTCGGCGGCGGGCGCGTGCAACGGCCCATGGATCTCTATATCGGTGACCGCGCCACCCTGGCGTACGGCGGCGACAGGATTCCCGTCAAGGAAATTGCCACGGAGGCGGCCCGCCAGTGGTTTCGTACACATCTGCCGGCTGTCGAGGTTGATCGCCACCTGCGCTGTCGCGTTGTCCTGGCTCCCGGCTCCGATGAGTTGACAGGTATTTTCAGCCGGCCGAGTGAGATTCTGGCGGCCAACGACACTTCGGCGGCTGTAGGTTTTTATCCCCTGAGCCGCACCGAGCAGTTGGTCCTGGCACTGGAAAATCACCTCAATGGTCAGGACTTCAAGCAACACTTTCCTGACACCGGCGAAGATGTCAAGATCATGGCGGTTCGCCGTGGCGAGGAGCTGGATCTGACGGTGGCCATGCCGCTGCTGGCCCCTTATGTCGCTTCCGAAAAAGACTACTTCCGGCGCAAGGAAGAGATCGGCGCCGAACTCGACCGTTTTGTCTCGGCGCTGACGCATGAAATGGCTGTTCACCTCTATTTCAACGCCCTCGATCAGGCGGGGAAGGGAGAGCAGGGCACCTATCTGAGTCTGCTGGGAACCTCGGCGGAGGACGCCGATTCGGGGCAGGTGGGACGGGGAAACCGCGTCAACGGCCTCATCTCGGTCGGACGCCCTCTGGGCACCGAAGCCGTGGCCGGCAAAAATCCGGTCAGCCATGTCGGCAAGATCTATAACGTGCTGGCCCATCGGGTGGCCCGCCGTCTGGTGGAAAAGGTGGACGGCATCCAGGAGGCGGCCGTATATCTGGTCAGCCGCATCGGCTCGCCGATCAACGACCCGAAAATGGCCGCACTGCAGCTGATCCTGGCGGCCGGGTACGGGCTGGCCGAGGTGTCGGAACCGGCGGCAGAGATTCTGCAGGCGGAATTGGACGATATTTCAAGCCTGTGTGAAAAACTGGCGCTTGGACACTACCCGGTCTGCTGA
- a CDS encoding rhomboid family intramembrane serine protease, producing the protein MQNDSAYEQTVEKGPEQPEWVRILPERTSLAWGRMRQWTLVLSARRIPHRRLKTGTGWHLLVPPSYLTLAEKEITLFEQENLNWPPPAEHPALADNSLITLSVLGVLAIFYNVTLMDIQAFGHAPVDWIGLGNADAHKILNGQWWRTVTALTLHADALHLLGNIGIGGFFLVLVCRQLGSGLGWSLVLLSGSAGNLLNAWVYHSDHRSVGASTALFGAVGLLAGIRMAQKRHPLTRGWLWPLAAALALLALLGVGDENTDIGAHLFGFMAGIMPGLLAGRHLRRAGQPSPWVNVLLTILALLTVLLAWTLALHLSA; encoded by the coding sequence GTGCAGAACGACAGCGCTTACGAGCAGACCGTGGAAAAGGGGCCCGAACAGCCCGAGTGGGTTCGCATCCTCCCGGAGAGGACCTCTCTGGCCTGGGGGCGAATGCGCCAGTGGACCCTGGTTCTCTCTGCCCGCCGCATTCCTCACCGCCGGCTGAAAACGGGAACCGGGTGGCATCTGCTGGTGCCTCCCAGTTATTTAACCTTGGCAGAAAAAGAAATCACCCTTTTTGAACAGGAAAACCTCAACTGGCCGCCGCCCGCCGAGCATCCCGCCCTTGCCGACAACAGCCTGATCACCCTTTCCGTCCTTGGCGTTCTGGCCATCTTCTACAATGTAACCCTGATGGATATCCAGGCTTTCGGTCACGCGCCCGTCGACTGGATCGGCCTGGGCAACGCCGACGCCCACAAAATTCTGAACGGCCAATGGTGGCGGACCGTCACCGCCCTGACCCTGCACGCCGACGCCCTGCACCTGCTGGGGAATATCGGCATCGGCGGTTTTTTCCTCGTCCTTGTCTGCCGCCAACTTGGCTCCGGTCTCGGCTGGAGCCTTGTGCTGCTGAGCGGCAGCGCCGGCAATCTGCTCAACGCCTGGGTCTACCACAGCGACCATCGCTCCGTCGGGGCTTCGACGGCCCTCTTCGGCGCTGTCGGCCTGCTGGCCGGTATCCGCATGGCCCAGAAGCGTCACCCCCTGACTCGCGGGTGGCTCTGGCCCCTTGCCGCCGCTCTGGCTCTGCTCGCGCTGCTCGGCGTCGGCGACGAAAACACCGACATCGGCGCTCATCTCTTCGGCTTTATGGCCGGCATCATGCCAGGACTGCTGGCCGGCCGGCATCTGCGCCGCGCCGGCCAACCGTCGCCGTGGGTCAACGTTCTCCTCACCATTCTGGCTCTGCTGACCGTCTTGCTGGCCTGGACTCTGGCCCTTCATCTTTCAGCCTGA
- a CDS encoding hemerythrin domain-containing protein: MMTNVTQVMVEEHKLILRMIALVEKNTALLEQGKFRDWQFYLDAVSFIRNYADRYHHAKEEDVLFKALVANGMPQENSPVAAMMMAHDQGRDFVRGMEEAAQLAKEGEPGQVSRIAENARGYGCLLRDHIDKEDNILYPLAEKVLPEDVRPAMQEGYRQAEASAAEGLEEHYRRLVENYEARLGA; encoded by the coding sequence ATCATGACCAACGTAACTCAGGTGATGGTGGAGGAGCACAAGCTTATCCTGCGCATGATCGCGCTGGTGGAGAAGAATACCGCGTTGCTGGAGCAGGGCAAGTTTCGCGACTGGCAGTTCTATCTCGACGCGGTTAGCTTTATTCGCAATTACGCCGACCGCTACCATCACGCCAAGGAAGAGGATGTCCTCTTCAAGGCGCTGGTGGCCAACGGCATGCCCCAGGAGAATTCCCCGGTGGCGGCCATGATGATGGCACACGACCAGGGCCGCGATTTCGTCCGTGGCATGGAAGAGGCGGCCCAGCTGGCGAAAGAGGGCGAACCGGGCCAGGTCAGCCGTATAGCCGAAAACGCCCGGGGCTATGGCTGCCTGTTGCGCGACCATATCGACAAGGAGGATAACATCCTCTACCCCCTGGCCGAAAAGGTGCTCCCCGAGGACGTCCGCCCAGCCATGCAGGAGGGCTACCGGCAGGCCGAGGCTTCGGCGGCGGAAGGGTTGGAAGAGCACTATCGCCGCCTGGTGGAAAACTACGAGGCGCGCCTGGGCGCCTGA
- a CDS encoding iron-sulfur cluster-binding oxidoreductase has translation MKNLACGCPGSHVRTIEKKSCTSQEASGRIASELRQWPTQLALVPPTAPWLQNANLLIAADCTPFAYAEFHRDFIKDKVLVNACPKLDDCGPYVEKLTQIFTHNDIQSVTITIMEVPCCRGMVMVVKQALEASGKDIPVEVVVIGVDGERRNGS, from the coding sequence ATGAAAAATCTCGCTTGCGGATGCCCCGGTTCCCATGTACGCACCATCGAAAAGAAATCCTGCACCTCTCAGGAGGCCAGCGGCCGAATTGCTTCGGAACTGCGCCAGTGGCCGACCCAGCTGGCCCTGGTGCCGCCGACAGCACCCTGGCTGCAGAACGCCAACCTGCTCATCGCCGCCGACTGCACCCCCTTTGCCTATGCGGAATTCCATCGGGACTTCATCAAGGACAAGGTACTGGTTAACGCCTGCCCCAAGCTTGATGACTGCGGCCCTTATGTGGAGAAGCTGACACAGATCTTCACCCACAACGATATCCAATCCGTTACCATCACTATCATGGAAGTCCCCTGCTGCCGTGGTATGGTTATGGTCGTGAAGCAGGCGTTGGAAGCTTCCGGCAAGGACATCCCGGTCGAAGTGGTGGTTATCGGCGTGGACGGTGAAAGGAGAAACGGATCATGA
- the hcp gene encoding hydroxylamine reductase, whose translation MFCYQCEQTANGTGCTKIGVCGKQPDVAALQDLLVYGLKGVAFYANEARKAGKKDAEIDRFMLEGLFTTVTNVDFDAEAIVKILKKCAQIRDKAKALAGPVAGNVPEAAQWQPAADTAGLVEQGEAHGVMSNGVDPDVKSVQEILIYGMKGYAAYADHALILGRESDEIYAFTHKALAATLDKSLGLMDFVTLALECGRINLVTMELLNKAHTDTYGHPVPTSVQLGTKKGKAILVSGHDLKMLEELLKQTEGKGINIYTHGEMLPAHGYPGLKKYPHLVGNFGGAWQDQAKEFPDFPGAIIFNTNCIQRPANSYKDRLFTWGLVQWPDVKHIDGWDFSEVIQKAQEHEGFGDNPGQEILVGFGHNAVLGVADKVIDAVKGGQIKHFFLVGGCDGAKTGRNYYTEFAEKAPEDTVILTLACGKYRFNKLQFGDIGGIPRLLDVGQCNDSYSAVQIALALADAFKCNVNDLPLSIILSWYEQKAVAVLLTLLHLGIKDIKIGPSLPAFVTPNVLNFLVQNFNIGPIGNAEEDLKAALGTA comes from the coding sequence ATGTTTTGCTACCAGTGTGAACAGACTGCCAACGGTACCGGCTGCACCAAAATCGGCGTGTGCGGCAAACAGCCCGACGTCGCCGCCCTACAGGACCTGCTCGTCTATGGCTTGAAAGGCGTCGCCTTCTATGCCAACGAGGCGCGCAAAGCCGGCAAGAAGGACGCCGAGATCGATCGTTTCATGCTGGAGGGGCTCTTCACCACCGTCACCAACGTCGACTTCGACGCCGAAGCCATCGTCAAGATCCTGAAAAAATGTGCGCAGATACGCGACAAAGCCAAGGCTCTCGCCGGTCCCGTGGCCGGAAACGTGCCCGAAGCGGCCCAATGGCAGCCCGCCGCCGACACCGCTGGCCTGGTCGAACAGGGGGAAGCCCACGGCGTCATGAGCAATGGCGTCGACCCCGACGTCAAGTCCGTGCAGGAAATCCTCATCTACGGCATGAAGGGCTATGCCGCCTACGCTGACCACGCCCTGATTCTCGGCCGGGAGAGTGATGAAATCTACGCCTTCACTCATAAGGCCCTGGCCGCCACCCTCGACAAGAGTCTCGGCCTGATGGACTTTGTCACCCTGGCCCTGGAGTGCGGCCGCATCAATCTGGTCACCATGGAGCTGCTCAACAAGGCCCACACCGACACCTACGGCCATCCGGTGCCTACCTCCGTCCAGCTCGGCACCAAGAAGGGCAAGGCGATTCTTGTGTCCGGCCACGACCTCAAGATGCTCGAAGAACTGCTCAAACAGACGGAAGGCAAGGGGATCAACATCTACACCCACGGCGAGATGCTGCCGGCTCACGGCTATCCGGGGCTGAAGAAATATCCCCACCTGGTTGGCAACTTCGGCGGCGCCTGGCAGGATCAGGCCAAGGAATTTCCCGACTTCCCCGGCGCCATCATCTTCAACACCAACTGCATCCAGCGCCCGGCCAACAGCTACAAGGACCGCCTCTTCACCTGGGGTCTGGTGCAGTGGCCCGACGTCAAACACATCGACGGCTGGGATTTCTCGGAAGTCATCCAGAAGGCCCAGGAGCATGAAGGCTTCGGCGACAACCCTGGTCAGGAAATCCTGGTCGGCTTCGGTCACAACGCCGTCCTCGGCGTCGCCGACAAGGTCATCGATGCTGTCAAGGGCGGTCAGATCAAGCACTTCTTCCTGGTCGGCGGCTGCGATGGCGCCAAAACCGGGCGCAACTACTACACCGAGTTCGCCGAAAAGGCCCCTGAGGACACCGTTATTCTCACCCTGGCCTGCGGCAAGTACCGTTTCAACAAGCTGCAGTTCGGCGACATCGGCGGCATCCCGCGTCTGCTCGACGTCGGCCAGTGCAACGACTCCTACAGCGCCGTGCAGATCGCCCTGGCTCTGGCCGATGCCTTCAAGTGCAACGTCAACGATCTGCCCTTGTCTATCATCCTCTCCTGGTATGAGCAGAAGGCGGTGGCAGTACTGCTGACCCTGCTGCATCTGGGCATCAAGGACATCAAGATCGGCCCGTCGCTGCCAGCCTTCGTTACCCCCAACGTTCTCAATTTCCTGGTACAGAACTTCAACATCGGCCCCATCGGCAACGCCGAAGAGGACCTCAAAGCCGCCCTCGGCACCGCCTGA
- a CDS encoding mechanosensitive ion channel domain-containing protein has protein sequence MEDQLKAGGEYLDTLINLFILWGPKLVGAILALVVGLYLAKAIGRMVGRAMDKKQVDPSLRPFMVSLVGTLLKVLVVISVLGMVGIQMTSFIAILGAAGLAVGMALSGTLQNFAGGVIILVFRPFKVGDYIEAQGYAGSVKEIQIFNTILTTPDNKTIIIPNGGLSTSSMVNYSTEPRRRVDWTFGIAYGDDVDLAKKTLLNLLLGHDKVLKDPAPFVEVGALADSSVNFTVRAWVESADYWAVHFYMNETVYKKFAEVGLNIPFPQMDVHLDK, from the coding sequence GTGGAAGATCAACTCAAAGCCGGGGGGGAATATCTCGACACTCTGATCAATCTCTTCATTCTTTGGGGTCCCAAGCTGGTCGGGGCTATTCTGGCGCTTGTCGTGGGGCTTTATTTGGCCAAGGCAATCGGCCGGATGGTCGGCCGGGCGATGGATAAAAAGCAGGTTGATCCCTCACTGCGCCCCTTCATGGTAAGCCTGGTCGGGACCCTGCTCAAGGTGCTGGTGGTCATCAGTGTCCTGGGCATGGTCGGCATCCAGATGACCTCGTTCATAGCCATTCTCGGCGCCGCCGGCCTGGCCGTGGGCATGGCGCTGTCGGGAACGCTGCAGAATTTTGCCGGGGGAGTCATCATCCTGGTTTTCCGGCCCTTTAAAGTCGGCGATTATATCGAAGCCCAGGGCTATGCCGGCTCGGTCAAGGAAATCCAGATTTTCAATACCATCCTCACCACGCCGGACAACAAGACCATCATCATCCCCAACGGCGGTCTCTCCACTTCTTCCATGGTGAACTACTCCACCGAACCGCGTCGGCGGGTGGACTGGACCTTTGGCATCGCCTATGGGGACGACGTCGATCTGGCTAAAAAGACCCTGCTGAATCTGCTCCTCGGGCATGACAAAGTTCTCAAGGACCCGGCGCCTTTCGTTGAGGTGGGAGCTTTGGCCGACAGTTCGGTCAATTTCACCGTACGCGCCTGGGTCGAGTCGGCGGATTACTGGGCCGTGCATTTTTACATGAACGAAACGGTTTACAAGAAGTTCGCGGAAGTGGGGCTCAACATTCCCTTCCCGCAGATGGATGTGCACCTGGACAAATAA
- the greB gene encoding transcription elongation factor GreB gives MTTGKPTPIYMTPACAERLRAELKDILYRLRPEMVQTAAWAASNGDRSENADYHYAKRKLRHYDSRIRFLSKRLEQATIVDPVEQGKIARGRVLFGATIRVENEDGEEKVYRIVGVDELDAARGHVSWASPIGRALLGRAEGDVVTFTAPAGPVELEIVQVEYLPLD, from the coding sequence ATGACCACTGGCAAACCCACCCCGATTTATATGACACCCGCTTGCGCCGAGCGGCTACGGGCCGAGCTCAAGGATATCCTCTACCGCCTGCGCCCGGAAATGGTGCAGACGGCCGCCTGGGCCGCCAGCAATGGCGATCGCAGCGAAAACGCCGATTATCATTATGCCAAACGCAAGCTGCGGCACTATGACAGCCGCATCCGTTTTCTGAGCAAACGCCTGGAGCAGGCCACAATCGTCGATCCGGTGGAGCAGGGGAAAATCGCCAGGGGACGGGTGCTTTTCGGCGCTACCATCCGGGTGGAAAACGAGGACGGCGAAGAGAAGGTCTACCGCATCGTCGGCGTCGATGAGCTCGATGCCGCCCGAGGTCACGTGAGCTGGGCCTCCCCCATCGGGCGGGCGCTGCTGGGACGGGCGGAGGGAGATGTGGTGACTTTCACTGCGCCGGCCGGGCCGGTCGAACTGGAGATCGTCCAGGTTGAGTATCTGCCGCTGGACTGA
- a CDS encoding DUF2270 domain-containing protein: MSDERKDRQLSQSELITTLAHYYRAESQRSLAWRERLDRTTNWAVGATAAFLGFGFSHPEFPHPFFLFGLAVLYTLLLIEARRFRFYDAYEYRVRLMHQNLIYHAVAHGTLRDDPDFDSGGVYWRAELASDLRYPQYKMSIAYAIGRRIAANYIYLFIILLCGWLMKIKLHPRPVANWEDYLNQAAVGNLPGWFTFTFMLAFLAHLVVLLLLSHKKRGGRDVLHPFREPEPD, from the coding sequence ATGAGCGACGAACGCAAAGACCGACAACTGTCTCAAAGCGAGCTGATCACGACCCTGGCCCACTATTACCGGGCCGAATCCCAGCGCAGCCTGGCCTGGCGTGAACGGCTCGACCGCACCACCAACTGGGCTGTCGGCGCCACCGCCGCCTTTCTTGGCTTCGGCTTCAGCCATCCCGAGTTTCCCCATCCCTTCTTTCTTTTCGGGCTGGCCGTCCTCTACACCCTGCTGCTTATTGAGGCCCGCCGCTTTCGCTTTTACGACGCCTACGAATATCGGGTGCGTCTCATGCACCAGAACCTCATCTATCACGCCGTCGCCCACGGCACCCTGCGGGACGACCCGGACTTCGACAGCGGCGGCGTCTACTGGCGCGCCGAGCTGGCCTCCGACCTGCGTTATCCCCAGTACAAGATGAGCATCGCCTATGCCATCGGCCGACGCATCGCCGCCAACTATATCTATCTGTTCATCATCCTCCTGTGCGGCTGGCTGATGAAAATCAAACTGCATCCCCGCCCCGTCGCCAATTGGGAAGACTACCTGAACCAGGCTGCCGTCGGCAACCTGCCCGGCTGGTTCACCTTCACCTTCATGCTTGCCTTTCTCGCTCACCTGGTCGTCCTGCTCCTGCTCAGCCACAAAAAGCGCGGGGGACGGGATGTGCTCCATCCTTTCCGGGAACCCGAACCGGACTAA
- a CDS encoding TPM domain-containing protein, with product MPPCSLPLFRRRWPVFAFLTLALLVTGCDRPPATPQVDDRASLLDASRVARLEAYQERLRQDVDIYFQLTLLAKSPADLDTEALRLFEAYRLGSTTNGARGVLMLIDPVGEQVRLEIGYDLEGVFPDGFVGYVEREQMAPFFAAGRIADGVEATVELLVGRALGEVPTDYGGKTRLEHLSGGAGARLATPIGGGTRAKEAVEDRASFAAQPSPRQTLERYLEVLQRHIKDPELDLYTPSTREFFRQWLVTSAQQDNERKGLEQYLPLAEERISGTLAVLRFPVENRQASPYFFRLADEGWQLDMVVMSQLIGFNHKNQWFFRSRAHEFAFAFDDLHFDANGFPHRP from the coding sequence ATGCCCCCCTGTTCTTTACCCCTGTTTCGCCGGCGCTGGCCGGTCTTCGCTTTTCTCACTCTGGCCCTGCTGGTTACCGGTTGCGACCGGCCGCCCGCAACACCCCAGGTGGATGATCGCGCCTCTCTGCTCGATGCGAGCCGAGTTGCCCGCCTTGAGGCGTATCAGGAGCGACTGCGGCAGGATGTCGACATCTATTTCCAGCTGACTCTGCTGGCCAAAAGCCCGGCCGATCTCGATACGGAAGCCCTGCGTCTGTTCGAGGCCTACCGGCTTGGCAGCACCACCAATGGCGCTCGCGGCGTGCTGATGCTGATCGACCCTGTCGGCGAACAGGTGCGGCTGGAGATCGGCTACGACCTGGAAGGGGTTTTCCCCGACGGTTTTGTCGGCTATGTGGAACGGGAACAGATGGCTCCCTTCTTTGCGGCAGGACGAATAGCGGACGGCGTGGAAGCCACGGTGGAACTACTGGTAGGGCGGGCGCTGGGCGAGGTTCCCACCGACTATGGCGGCAAAACCAGGCTGGAACACCTCAGCGGCGGGGCTGGCGCCCGGCTGGCGACACCCATCGGCGGCGGCACCCGGGCGAAAGAGGCGGTGGAGGACCGCGCGTCCTTTGCCGCGCAACCCTCACCGCGGCAGACCCTGGAGCGTTATCTCGAGGTCCTGCAACGGCACATCAAGGATCCCGAGCTGGATCTATACACCCCGTCGACCCGCGAGTTCTTTCGTCAGTGGCTGGTGACCAGCGCCCAGCAGGACAACGAGCGCAAAGGTCTGGAGCAGTACCTCCCTCTGGCTGAAGAACGCATCAGCGGCACCCTCGCCGTACTACGCTTCCCCGTCGAGAACCGGCAGGCCTCACCTTACTTCTTTCGCCTCGCCGATGAAGGTTGGCAACTCGACATGGTCGTCATGAGCCAACTGATCGGCTTCAACCATAAGAATCAATGGTTTTTCCGCAGCCGGGCCCATGAATTCGCCTTCGCCTTTGACGACCTCCATTTCGATGCCAACGGCTTTCCCCACCGGCCCTAA